The Vulcanimicrobium alpinum sequence CGACGGCCCGCGCGAAGCCCGCGCGCTTGACCATCCCGCCCGAGAGTTCGGAGGGGAAGCGGTCTTCGACGTGCGCGAGGCCGACCGAGTCGAGGGTTTCGGAGACGAGTTTCATGATCTCGGCGTTCGACATCTTGGTGTGCTCGCGCAGCGGCAGGGCAACGTTCTCCCCGATCGTCAGCGAGTCGAAGAGCGCGGAGAACTGAAACGCGAAGCCGATCGTACGGCGCAGATCGATCAATTCGCGTTCGTGCATCGACGAGATCTCGCGGCCCTGCACCGTGACCAAGCCGCTATCGGGCTTCTTCAGCCCGTTGAGCAGCCGCAGGATCGTCGATTTGCCGGCGCCCGAGAGCCCGATGACGCACGTGATCGCACCCTCGACGATGTCGAGCGAAAGATTCTGCATCACGATCTTCGGCCCGTACCGCACGCACACGTCGTCGAGCCGCGCCCACACACCCATCAGCTGTTCCCGTAAAGTATGTACGAGAGCAAAAAGTTGAAGATGAAGATCAGGATGATCGACGTCACGACCGCGCCCGTCGTCGCCTTCCCGACGCCGGCCGCGCCGCCGCGCGTCGAGAGACCCTGATACGCGCCGATGATCGCGATGATCACGCCGAACACCGCGGACTTGATCAGTCCCTTGAGCACGTCGTTGAACGGGAGCACCGAACGCGCCGAGGTGATGAACGACTCGGTCGAGATGTGCGCGTAGATGTTCGCCACCCACATCCCGCCGACGATTGAGACGATGTCGGCCAGGATGCACAGCAGCGGGAGCATCGCGACGAGCGCGAGGAGGCGCGGGACCACAAGCATCCGGGTCGGCGAGAGACCCAGCGACTGCAGGGCTTCGATCTGCTCGGTGACGACCATCGAGCCGAGTTCGGCGGCGATTGCCGCGCCGGTGCGTCCCGCGACGACGACCGCCGAGAGCATCGGGCCGAGCTCGCGCGCACTCGAGAACGCCACCGCGCCGCCGACCAGGTTGCCGACCCCGTACTGCACGGCCTGGACCGCGCTCTCGAGCGAGAAGACCATCCCCGTGAAGAGCGAGGTGAGCAGGACGATCGTCCACGACTGCACGCCCAGGAGATAGGCCTGATCGAGCGTTTCGCGCACCCGGATCCGGAGCTGCGCGATAAAGCGCAGGGCGTCTCCCAGCAGTTCTGCAGCGCCGCCGGCATACGCGAAGACGCTCACCGTCCCGCGCCCGACGTCGTCGAGCACCTTCATCTGCCGCCGGTTTCCGCGAGGGTGTCGAGGACGCCTCGCACGGCCTCGATGCGCTTGGCGACGACGCCCCGCTCGGCGGTCAGGTTGTACTGGAGTTGGTAGAGCCGTTCGAGTTCGCGGTCGACGTGCTTGAGCTGCGCCGCGGCCTCTCGCGCGTATGGTTCGAAGTAGCGCCGCACCGCTTCGCGGTAGGCGCCGAGCGCCGCCGCGTCGGGCTCGCCGGCGGCGAGCACCGCCTCGATGCGGCCTTGCGCCGTGCGCATCGCGCGGTCGGTGATGTGGAACGCGCCGACCGCGGCGACGAGGGCGCGGAAGCGCTCGTCAGGCACGGTCGAGGGCGGCGCGCTGCGCCGCAAAGAGTTCGCGGATTCCGGCGTCGGCGAGTCCCAGCAGCGCGTCGAGGTGCGCGCGGCTGAACGGCTCGCGCTCCGCGGTCCCTTGGAGTTCGACGAACCCGCCGGCGTCGGTCATCGCGACGTTCATGTCGACCTCGGCGGTGCTGTCCTCGTCGTACGGAAGGTCGAGCACCGGAGTGCCGCCGACGATCCCGACCGAGACCGCCGCGATCTGACCAACGATCGGCCACGCGCTCTTCTTCTCGGGGTCGAAGTGCCGGCGCAGAGCCAGGTTCAGGGCGACCCAGGCGCCGGTGATCGACGCGGTCCGCGTTCCGCCGTCGGCGCCGATCACGTCGCAGTCGACGACGACGCTACGTTCGCCGAGCTTGTCGAGGTCGACGACGGCCCGCAGCGCGCGGCCGATCAGGCGCTGGATCTCGTGGGTCCGCCCGCCGAGCTTGCCCTTGACGGCTTCGCGCTGATTGCGCTCGGGCGTCGCCTGCGGCAGCATCGCGTACTCGGCCGTGACCCAGCCGCTCCCCCGCCCCCGCATCCACGGGGGGACCTTCTCCTCGACGGTCGCCGCGCAGATGACGCGGGTGCGCCCCAGCGAGATCAGGACGCTGCCGTCCGCGAAGGCGAGGAAGCCGGGCTCGATCGAGAGCGGGCGGAGCTGGTCGGGTGAACGGCCGTCGGAACGCACGAGCGACGCAGATTCTGCCCCGATGCGGTCAACCCGCTTTTCGCCCGTCGCGTGAGGAGATCGGTGCGCCGGGGCGTACCTGCACCCTCCAGTATGGCTGACGGAGCGATGCCCGCATTGAGCGCGTGGTCAAATTTTTACGTCGTCACCGGATCGTCGGCGGCCGCGCTGACCGGGCTGATGTTCGTCGTGATCACGCTGGTCGTCGCGAACCGCTCGACGGCGACGCGCGAGGGGATCGCAACGTTCAGCACGCCGACGGTGGCGCATTTTTCAGCCGCGCTCCTGGTCTCGGCGATCATGAGCGCCCCGTGGCGCGCGCTCTCGCACGTCGCGGCGGTCGTCGGGATCGTCGGCGCGGTCGGCCTGACATACTCCGCGATGATTGCTTACCGCGCGCGCCGCCAGACGGCGTACGATCCCGACCTCGAGGACCTCGTCTGGTACGTCGTGATGCCGCTGATCGCATACCTCGTCATCGGGGGCGCCGCGCTCGGCCTCGCGCGGTATCCCGCCGTCGCACCGTTCGTCCTCGCCGCGGGGAGCGTGCTGCTGATCTTCCTTGGGATTCACAATGCCTGGGACGTCGTCACCTATCTCGCGATCGAAAAGGTCGAACCGCCCGACGACGCGGCGCCGCCTAGCGGCGCTTGAGCAGGTCTTTGAGTTCGTCGTCCATGCGGCTTCGCGAGACGACGGTGAGGTTGGTGCGTCGCGGACGCGCGCGCTTCGTGTGCGGACGCGGGAGGCTCCAGCCGCGGCGCGCGATCAGCGGGCGCAGGATCAGCACGACGATCGCGGCGAGGACGAGCAGCGGAATCGCCTGCATCACGACCGTCATGATTATTCGACGGTGACCGTCTTGGCCAAGTTGCGCGGCTGATCGACGTCCTTGCCGTCGATGTCGGCGATGTGGTACGCGAGCAGCTGCAGCGGGATCACGTTGACGATCGGCGAGAGCATCTCGTCGACGCGCGGGACCCACAGCACGTGGTCGGCGAGCGCCGCCGCTTCGTCGTCCCCGTGGTTGGCGACCAGGATGATCGGCGCTTCGCGCGCCTTCGACTCGGCGATGTTGGAGAGGATCTTCTCCCGCACGCGGCCCTCCGTCACGACCCCGATCACCGGCGTCTTCGCGTCGAGCAGCGCGATCGGGCCGTGCTTCATCTCGCCTGCGGCATAGCCCTCGGCGTGAATGTACGAGATCTCTTTGAGCTTGAGTGCGCCTTCGAGCGCCGTCGGGAAGTTGACGTAGCGCCCGAGGAACAGCACCGAGCGCGCCTTGCGCACTTTCCGCGCGACTTTCTTCACCTGGTCGGAGGTGTTGACGACGACGTCGACGGCGGCCGGGAGCAGTTTCGTCCCCTCGGCGATCTCGCGCAGGCGTTCGAGCGGCGCGGCTTTGCGCACCCGCGCCAAGTAGAGCGCGAGCAGCGTCGCGGCGACCGCCTGTGAGACGTAGGTCTTCGTCGCGGCGACGGAGATCTCGGGGCCGCCGCGCGTGAGCAGGGTCGCGTCGGCGAGCCGCATGAGGTGCGAGCCGACGACGTTGGAGATCGCGATGACCGGCGTCCCCGCATCTTTGGCGATCTTCACCGCCTCGATCGTGTCGGCGGTCTCGCCCGACTGCGACATCGCGATCGTCAGCGTGCGCGCGTCCATCGCGCGGTCGCCGTAGCGGAACTCGCTGGCGAGCTCCATCTCGACGGGGATCTTGCACAGCGAGCGCATCAGGTACATCCCGACCATGCCGGCGTTGTACGCCG is a genomic window containing:
- a CDS encoding ABC transporter ATP-binding protein, giving the protein MGVWARLDDVCVRYGPKIVMQNLSLDIVEGAITCVIGLSGAGKSTILRLLNGLKKPDSGLVTVQGREISSMHERELIDLRRTIGFAFQFSALFDSLTIGENVALPLREHTKMSNAEIMKLVSETLDSVGLAHVEDRFPSELSGGMVKRAGFARAVVTAPQAVLYDEPTTGLDPIITHVLTDLIVKLRQRLNGTAVVVSHDLESIYMMADYIAMLFEGAIVAYGTVDEIRRSPNPIVQQFLQGSEVGPIPI
- a CDS encoding MlaE family ABC transporter permease, with the translated sequence MKVLDDVGRGTVSVFAYAGGAAELLGDALRFIAQLRIRVRETLDQAYLLGVQSWTIVLLTSLFTGMVFSLESAVQAVQYGVGNLVGGAVAFSSARELGPMLSAVVVAGRTGAAIAAELGSMVVTEQIEALQSLGLSPTRMLVVPRLLALVAMLPLLCILADIVSIVGGMWVANIYAHISTESFITSARSVLPFNDVLKGLIKSAVFGVIIAIIGAYQGLSTRGGAAGVGKATTGAVVTSIILIFIFNFLLSYILYGNS
- the rph gene encoding ribonuclease PH, producing the protein MRSDGRSPDQLRPLSIEPGFLAFADGSVLISLGRTRVICAATVEEKVPPWMRGRGSGWVTAEYAMLPQATPERNQREAVKGKLGGRTHEIQRLIGRALRAVVDLDKLGERSVVVDCDVIGADGGTRTASITGAWVALNLALRRHFDPEKKSAWPIVGQIAAVSVGIVGGTPVLDLPYDEDSTAEVDMNVAMTDAGGFVELQGTAEREPFSRAHLDALLGLADAGIRELFAAQRAALDRA
- the glmS gene encoding glutamine--fructose-6-phosphate transaminase (isomerizing): MCGIVGYIGKRDSVPIIMDALQRLEYRGYDSAGIAVIDAAGHLTGSKAEGKLANLAARLRNGESLHGTTGVGHTRWATHGRPSDANAHPHLDCSGHFAVIHNGIIENYASLREQLLGQGHQFRSETDTEVLAHLIESHYNGDLEQAIRHTLAQVRGAFALGVISQDSPETLVFARNGATPLIVGLGEGEMFVASDIPAMLQHTRKVVILQEGEIVTVGRDGYALSAFDGTPIEREVQQITWDATSAEKSGFKHFMLKEIFEQPNVIKETLAGRIDEDHDVQLGPELKIDEIVLRAMTKISITGCGTAYNAGMVGMYLMRSLCKIPVEMELASEFRYGDRAMDARTLTIAMSQSGETADTIEAVKIAKDAGTPVIAISNVVGSHLMRLADATLLTRGGPEISVAATKTYVSQAVAATLLALYLARVRKAAPLERLREIAEGTKLLPAAVDVVVNTSDQVKKVARKVRKARSVLFLGRYVNFPTALEGALKLKEISYIHAEGYAAGEMKHGPIALLDAKTPVIGVVTEGRVREKILSNIAESKAREAPIILVANHGDDEAAALADHVLWVPRVDEMLSPIVNVIPLQLLAYHIADIDGKDVDQPRNLAKTVTVE